From the Porites lutea chromosome 5, jaPorLute2.1, whole genome shotgun sequence genome, the window GGTGTAAATAAATACTGCAACAACAATGTATGTAGGGCTGAAACAGGAAGATTCCCAATGAAAATCGAAGCACAATAtaggaattttaagttttggctAACTCTAACCAAACACCCAAAACACAAATTATCACAGGTGGTTTATAATGATATGAAGTCGAGAATGAATAAGGAACTATGGAgccaaaaaatcaaacgcgTATTAGACCAAATAGGGCTGGGATACCTCTGGACAAAAGCACATGAAAATGACATAGGAATCTtgaacattatcaaacaaagactgaaagacATCGAATTACAAAGATGGGTAAGTGACGTAAACAATGACGTAAGAAAAGACGCCaaccaaaaaacaaactaagaaccttccgaaaatttaaaacaatagaaaattataaatgtgAAGATTATCTCCATCAGGTCACCAACGTCCATCACCGGATAACTCTAGCTAAACTCCGtctaagtaatcacaaattCTCCGACTCTGCAtgtgaaaggggcggggatgctcgtcgtctcacttaggggtgtaaattttggattttggtctcatttagggtgttctgggcagaacattcacggctcattacaaaTGCAAGAAttcagagatgaatctgaaatctacaactgccAATGgctggcttgactgtaaaacATTTTAAGGCAACATTTTTCTACAGTGTTACAGTGTAAAGAAAATTGCTTTCAGTGTTATCAAGCAAAATATATAAAGAGCCTTGAGAAATCTGACAATGAATAGGACatactaataacaataattttcaatgaaatttttGGAACTGGGTAAAAATATTGATAAGTACGTAGTAATTAATTGATAGCGGATGACAAATCGTCCATTGCAGCACTATAAAATCATTATCGTTACTGTGAAATTACAGCATGTTTCACATAATAGTATTGGCAAATTCACAAATATATACACATTTAGAGCTCTCATTAAGCAGTATCATCAAATATAAAATTTCTCAGCTAACTACCCCCATCCCCCAGAGGCCACATGTGTCAAGATACCTATAATCATGGCatatacgccacttgcacatctcccataatgcacctagTTATTTACCCTAAGcactgttttcaatttctcttgggatggcTGCAATGAAAAAccaaggttatgcaaaattttgcgggggtaaataaggtgcattatgggagatgtacaAGTGGCGTATGGTCCAACgttcaaatttaaaattgaatatGTATACGAAGAAGCACGAATTTACTATAACCCTTTTCTTTCCTGTATGAATAAAAACATATCGTATAGCTTCCAGCTGGggcaataaaatgaataaattcgATCGGGCAAAATACTAAAGACACGAAATTTACTCAATGTTACGTAATGAATGTCTGATGTCAAATGTGTCTTCATTGCACATCGGCAAACAAACCACACGTgaaaccataaaaaaaataGGGATAAATCGATTCTTACCTATCAGAAATGCTAACAAACAGGTCGAAGGCAAGCTCCACTCTGATCTCAACTGATCTGATCTCACCAGGTCAGTGAGCATTGAAGGTTTATGGTAGAAACTGTAAATTGTGTACATTCTTTGTTAGCGTTATCAAATAATTCTCACGTACGACAGACAATCATTGAGCATTAATGTATCAACACCAAGAAATATAATGGCGttattttcacttaccaaaaaATCGACCACACAGATGAAATGCACGCGTGAATGAAAGAGATCAAAGTATTCAAATAAAGCCACTCCTTCTTCGAAGAAAGACCTGGCGGCAGAGTGAAAGTAGCTTTACCGAGGAAATATAACCCACGGAAAGCTAGTAATGAAATCAGAACCACTAACAAATAGGAAAAATTGGTATCCTGAGGCACGTTTGTAGCAGAAAAATGAGGCAGGACCCGCGTCATGTCTGGCGATTTTTGGCCGGAAGACACGAGACAGAGAAGAGTTAAAATGTATGTAAATACAGTTTTGGCATCTGTTTGATGTGCACTTTGCATTGACAGTCACGCAATCTTTCGTGACGGATGTAACTGTTCCTCGCACGCAGAGTCGGACCTCTACAGAGCTTTTAAAATGACAGCAAATCATTGAAAATGACAAAGTATTTCTTTCAACTTTATTCATGTTTTCAGGCATATCTTTCTTTTCAATAAGATGCTACGCTACGCCACGCATGCCTACATAAGTGGCGTTGACATCACTTCCCACATGCAGTCGAGCCCAGAGTCGAGTGCGAGACTTAACTGATCTAAACCGTCCGGCTTTTTCCGCATTCTTAGCTTGATGCGCCTGTTAAGCAGGCTGTTGGCACGCGATTACATTATTTATTACCGTAAAtactcgaattagcgcccagctTCAAATAATTGCAACGCTTCGAATTAGCGCCCCTCCTAAGGCTTAAAATTTGGaataagcgccccccccccctccccccctgccgCTTCCCCCTCAGAAAAAACGAGGTTCAGTACTCGGTACGATATAAGAGACGTAAAGGGTACTTTTAATGAATGTGACACTCGTAATAGTACAAAATTAATTTCCTTCAAAGTCGTACGGGTTTGCTTCTCATCTCCTCGATAGACGAAATATCCATGTGAGCACAAAATTGCTTCACTTTATTAAGTTCCTCGTAAAACTTTGCTCCCAAACGCCGGCTTCTTTGTTTCTGCCTTAAAAGTTCCTGGAATTACAAGAGGCCATTTTCAAGTTTCCTGCTTCCATTGACTTCAACCACCGCCTTATTACAgaatttattcgattaaccgcactgggcgcttattaaatttttggacctcgcgagtgggcgcttattcgaggctgagcgcttattaaattttcaccattttcagcaagtgaagtatgtgtattttgcaaaaaaaaacaataaatgctaataacaaaacgcgaagaagtaacaaagcaaggtttctgtaaaatactctgaagaaaactccgtcctaggggaagtctcttattaggaCTCATTCATTCAAgcgggtggggtgggggtgagcgcttatttgagtttgattgggaggaggaggggtggacgcttattcgaggctgggcgcttaagGTGGTACAATCCTCAAAAATCACTATTTTTTCTTATGTTATTTTGCAAAAGTTTACCAATGTATTTTTAGACTACAACACAAGATAAGTttatttttgcagttttggACCTGAtcagttaccatggcaaccaatAATGGCAAAAGATACCCCCCAGAGTTGCCCGTACTATAACACTTCTATCTCCAACAGGTTACAaagaaaaatgctaaaacttctgGAATTTATTCTTTAAATGCTATTTCATACAATGAACTAAAGAAATACTGTTCAGTCTCATAGATCCAAAATTATCGCAAGAAGCATATTGACATTcaaaattcagtgaaataagGATCCAACTTTGGCCTGTTAGCCAACAAGGATTGCACCAGAGTACTTGATTGTAGTTCATTGCATGTAAAAATATATGGAGATTTTTCActccaaaaatgaaaagaattgAATAAAACCACGGAAAGTTATGGCTGCTAGCATGTTGCTAGTTCcgtaaaattcaaaattatgAGAAAAAATGGGTTAAAGTTTGTGAAATGCAATTCTTGAGACTGTCACAGAGTTCCTGCAAATATAACTCAATTAGAACTGTCCAGAGGCATAGTTTACACCCtctctttgcttgtttttgtcatcttttcttttcttcaggcCTCTGATGACTTTTCTCCTCTTCTTAGTGGTTGCTTTATTTTTATACTCCGCACCGTCCACTCGTAGCTGATCTTGAAGTTTGCACCCCTCTTCAGTATATTTTCCAGGAGGAATGTTTAAGCCTTGGAACAGCTTGATAACAGTTACTGCTCCAATATTAAAATGGGAAACTGCATCATAGAGTCCTAATTCTAATGTTTCTCTTCCAACGTAAACTTCTTTTGGGACTCTTTGCCAAATCATTCCATTTAAAGATTCATTTTGATTCTGTGTCTTGCCATGCAAGCACTTCTCAAGCAAGCTGTCCTCACTGAGTCGAATATACTCTGGCTTTAATTTTGCAATTACCTCTAAAGGTAAGCCTGGCCCATGCTTGTAAAGCTTTGTGCCATTGGCTTTATCCTGCTGATACCGGCACCAGCTTGCACTGCCTGTTGGGCAATGGTCATGAAGTGGGCGTGCCTCAGTAGACGCACAATGCATCAGGCTAGCATGAATGGCTTTCTTCATGCCAGCAAGATCTCCAACATTTGATCTTATGGCTATGCCATAATAGTTCTGCAGTTTATCAATTTGACTGTCTGTCAGTTTGCCTTTACCTCCCAGGCCTGGATTCTCACGCTTCAATTTACGAAGTGCAGTTCCCACTCTCTTCTGCACATGACCAATACATTCCTTCTTTTCCATTTCAATACCAGCATCTTCATAAACTCCTTTTACTCGACTGAAACTTTTACTGTCACCGTCCCCATAGAATTCAGTGTATCTGAGGTTGTGCAGTTCTACAGACCTTTGAAATATGCGCTCTGCTCCTTCCGGCTCCATAGCTGGTGCTGATCCCCGAAAATTAGCTTTACACTTAGTGTGCTCAGCTCTCCAAGTCTGATATTCAAGAGATGTTTTATCTAAGTGTTCATGGCGCTCACATTGTTTGCAACCTTGACTGAGGGCTTCTACATCGAGCACCCTTCCTGTGTCCATGGATATTACTGTCACACAACCATTGCGTGACGAGTAGCCTCTCTTTTGCCATGTGCCATCGCATGAAACGCCACAATTAAATGGTCCAGCTTCAGACGCAGTGCATTGGTTTTTGAAGGCATAAATATCTTGACCGGCTTTCTTCATACTCTCTTTCGCTATTTCTTTGACGTGACGGCCGATCACACGTGAGTTGAAAATGAACGCTTTTTCAGTGGGAGGTGGAGGCATGTTCATGATCGCACAGAATTTTCTTGCCCCTGCATAACCCTTGCCAATGGTTCTCATGCCATAGACAAGACGCCGATTCACTTCATAGCTCTTCCCCTGCTTCTTCGAAGTGCAAAAGGAATGCTTCCATCCACAATGCTCGCACAACAAACGCAAAGTCGAGGCACATCCCTTCCGCTTCGTGTTGTCTTCCATGAGCAAAAGGCTGAAATTGCCACAGTCGCCGCACCGTAGCTGCGCAAAAACAGACGATAGCACCTCCATATCACAAAATCTAAGCCCTGTAATAGCAGGACTGTTTTTCTCTGAAATTTGGTCGTCTACCTCTGGTTTAGGCTTCTCTTCTTGGGTATTTGTCACAAGCTTTTGATACGAAGCCGAACATTCCTCAGCTTCCTTCAGACAGTGCAAAGAACTCGCTCCCGATCCACTTGAAGTGCTTTCCAATGCAACTATTTCTTCGTCATGAACTCTTTGCTTACTCGTAAAACGATTTCCATGAAATTTTCGCTTCTTGCGTCTTTGAGACGAAAATTTTGGCATTTTTGTACGAAAACTCGTGTCACTCATGAAAATTTACACAGCTCAGCGATTGCAAATGGCCCCGTTGTTTGCTCAAAGCacttgaaaacgaggctgatgGATACCAGTCTCCTAGGGTATGTGCCTCGGCCAGAAAACTTCGTTGAGAGCACTTTCAACAAGTTTCAAGGCACTTTTCAGCCCCCAAAACGACGCGTAAACAAACGCGTTGCCATGGAAACCAAGTGACACTTCTTTCAAAATTGCAATTTATCACTATATACGAACAGAA encodes:
- the LOC140939244 gene encoding uncharacterized protein, translating into MSDTSFRTKMPKFSSQRRKKRKFHGNRFTSKQRVHDEEIVALESTSSGSGASSLHCLKEAEECSASYQKLVTNTQEEKPKPEVDDQISEKNSPAITGLRFCDMEVLSSVFAQLRCGDCGNFSLLLMEDNTKRKGCASTLRLLCEHCGWKHSFCTSKKQGKSYEVNRRLVYGMRTIGKGYAGARKFCAIMNMPPPPTEKAFIFNSRVIGRHVKEIAKESMKKAGQDIYAFKNQCTASEAGPFNCGVSCDGTWQKRGYSSRNGCVTVISMDTGRVLDVEALSQGCKQCERHEHLDKTSLEYQTWRAEHTKCKANFRGSAPAMEPEGAERIFQRSVELHNLRYTEFYGDGDSKSFSRVKGVYEDAGIEMEKKECIGHVQKRVGTALRKLKRENPGLGGKGKLTDSQIDKLQNYYGIAIRSNVGDLAGMKKAIHASLMHCASTEARPLHDHCPTGSASWCRYQQDKANGTKLYKHGPGLPLEVIAKLKPEYIRLSEDSLLEKCLHGKTQNQNESLNGMIWQRVPKEVYVGRETLELGLYDAVSHFNIGAVTVIKLFQGLNIPPGKYTEEGCKLQDQLRVDGAEYKNKATTKKRRKVIRGLKKRKDDKNKQREGVNYASGQF